A genomic window from Cydia strobilella chromosome 26, ilCydStro3.1, whole genome shotgun sequence includes:
- the LOC134753227 gene encoding uncharacterized protein LOC134753227 isoform X2: MLIKYIIILYLITPDYNDGLSIRKDIEFAKQFLKYHGISDENVCVKKYIEQLCSNDEKEICSARLLGKKMEFKQFNNSCYMDFNNFCDSQDNKSTDETEFITELTDETESTDETTFESATDETVTVVATITVTGDENLRMGEEIGTIVYDDGSKVALRQGNSTRFPPMKGIKTYKGEPCEKYVKPCPVLYFPICIYYERENPNNVTYYYFINSCEARQWTCYHPERT; encoded by the exons ATGCTAATCAAATACATcattatattgtatttaataacGCCAGACTACAATGACGGCTTGTCTATAAGAAAGGATATCGAATTTGCTAAACAGTTTTTGAAATACCACGGGATATCAGATGAG AATGTATGTGTAAAAAAGTACATAGAACAATTATGCTCAAATGATGAAAAAGAAATATGCAGCGCTCGGCTCTTAGGAAAGAAAATGGAGTTCAAACAATTTAATAACTCGTGTTACAtggattttaataatttttgcgATTCTCAAGACAACA AGTCGACTGATGAAACTGAATTTATCACTGAGTTGACTGATGAAACTGAAAGCACAGATGAAACCACATTCGAGTCTGCAACTGATGAAACTGTCACAGTTGTTGCTACAATTACAGTGACTGGCGATGAAAATTTAAGAATGGGAGAGGAAATTGGTACAATAGTTTATGATGACG GGTCCAAGGTAGCACTTAGACAGGGAAACTCGACCCGCTTCCCCCCAATGAAAGGAATTAAAACATATAAAGGTGAACCGTgcgaaaaatatgtaaaaccgTGCCCGGTTCTCTACTTCCCTATATGCATATATTACGAGAGAGAAAACCCGAATAATGTCACATATTACTACTTTATAAACAGCTGTGAAGCGCGGCAGTGGACTTGCTATCATCCTGAGC